A segment of the Vibrio sp. 16 genome:
GCACCATAAACAAGCACAATAGCGATGAAAATAGACACGCCCGCTTGAGCCAACACAATCCGCGTTTGATGCACGAGTAAAATATGCAGGAAAATGGACGACATAAATGACATCGCCCAGATTGTTGACCAGTCGTTTTTCAGCATCATGTAGAAGAAAAAAAACGGTAAACAGAGCGTGATGGCAACAAGGTAGTAATACGGCATATAGCGCCGATAGTGCTCAGGCAACTGATTACGAAACGCAATAACGGCGAACAGCAAAGAACAAAACGTTCTTAATGCCAAACTTTCGTATGGTTGCGGAAATAGATAGCTCCATACGTAGTAGTATGTAGGAAACCCTAGCAGCCCCATCCAACCGACTAAGGTAAGGTTAGGTTCTGCGTACTGGTATATTTTGTTGACCGTGTCTTGGATTGCTACGCGAAATGCGTCCATTAATCACCTATCCGACTCGCTGACTATCTATATTGCTTTTATATTTATGGATTTATTCAATTAACAATTAGCACATATCTTGGGAGCCCTCCATATTTGAGCTCCCAATCTTCCGCTAAGATGACACGAGTTTGATGGAGCTACCAAGTTTGGTTGGTTCTACGTCAATACGCTGTGTCATTTGCTCCTTTAGTTCAGAGACGTGTGAGATAAGACCGATGGTTCTTCCCGATTGCTGAAGATCAACCAAGGTTTGAATGGCCAAATCAAGTGATTCTGGATCGAGACTGCCAAACCCTTCGTCAATGAACAAGGTATCAAGACGGATGCCGCCGCTGTAAGATTGAACCACATCCGAAAGGCCGAGTGCGAGAGAAAGCGCCGCCATGAATGACTCACCGCCAGAGAGCGTTGCCACATCTCGTGTTTTGCCTGTGTAGCCGTCTTCAACAATCAGATCCAAACCTCGTCCGGCTGCGCCTTTAAAACCTTCGGTCTTGCGTAATAGGATGTAGCGCCCTTTACTCATTAGACTCAAACGCTGAGAAGCCTGAATCAGAACATCATCAAGCAATACGCCAAGCACAAAGCGGTGTAAGCTAACGCGACTGCCTGTTTTGCCACTCGCCACATCGTAAAGGGTTCCGAATACCTTGTACTCGTTTTCCAACTCGGCATTCTTTTGATGCAGCATTGAAATGTCTTCGCATACCTTGTTGACGCGCTCATAAGCAGAGCGAGTAATATCTAACTCAGCACGAGCTGTTTGATAACGCGATTCGACCTCAGCATGTTGCACATTCAGCGCCTCCATATCTGGTTCGGTTTGCTCTTTTAAGCTCTCGGTCAAGTTTTGTACTGTCTGCTCGAGTTTGATTTGCGTCTGTTGGTAGCCTTGTAGCTCCTCTTGCCATTGCTTCAACTGCTCATCGTGCACTTTTGCAGCAAGAAATGCCGCTTCATCAGAAAACTGACTCTTCTCCAGCGCCTGCTGCCAAGATTGAGCGTTACTGGTTAATGCCAACGTCACTTGTTGGCAGTGTTCGCTGAGCGTTTTCACCTGCCCTTCAAGTTCATAGTGCTGGTTGGACACGGCTTGGAACTGTTTCTGCGCAAGGTCGTGCGCATAGTTGATGCTGTCAATACGCTGTTTTAATTGAGCTAAAGCGTGGTCGACTACACTTGCCTCTTGGTACATTTTACCGATCTCTTTAGCTAGCACTGTCGATTGCTCTCGTAATCCAGTTAATTGTGCTTGCGTCGCAGACATCGTCTCTTTGAGCTCTGCAATCTTACGCTCACCATTGTCACTGCGCTGGATAAGCTCTGTAACAGTTCGCTCCAAGTTTGCTAAATCAAGCGATTCGATCTCTTTGAGCTTGCTCTGGTTAGATTTCAGTTCCTCTTCAAGCGCTATGTGGTCGGCTTGCGCTAGTGCTCCAAGTTCTGCCGCCGTCTCAGCGACTCGCTTTTCACTCGCAGCGATTAACGATTGCTGCTGCTCAAGGGAACTCATTGCCTGCTGTTGGGTATTCAGCGCTTGTCGCTCTTTGGCACGGGCTTGTTCGACTTGCTCTTTTGTAATCTCTTCGCCATCAAAGCGCGCTGGATTGGGGTGCTCCTCGCTGCCACACACAGGGCATGGCACCTTATCTTGAAGCTTTTGTGCCAATACCGCTGCTTGAGCACTATGCCAAGCCCAATCGAGCCTATCAGCCTGTTGTGTGGCTTCCAATAAGGCTTGATTCGCGTTCGCCAACTGAATTTCGAGCGGCGTAAGCTGTTTCTGCTGGCTAGAAAGCTCATTTTTGAGTTGAGCAAACTTTTGCAGATCCGACATCGAACGCTGTAAACGAACAATTGATGCTTCAACGGCAGGTCTCTCATGATGCTGTTGCCTTGCGAGCTCATATTTCGCCTTGCCCTCTTCTGCTTGTTGTTCGAGGCTTTGTTTGTGCGCGATGTACTGCGTTAACGTCTGCTGTTGCTCGGCGGCTAACGTTTCCAGTGATGTGCACTGAGCATCAACCCGCTGTTTTTCAGACAATTTGGATTTAATGGTTTGTAAAGTATAAAGCTCATCGTTGAGCGCTGGTACTGTCGCGACTTGCTCTGCTGCCAGTTTTTGCTGGGCAGCAGAATTCTCAACCTCTTTCTTAATTGAGGTCAGTTTCTCTTCCGCATTGGTGAGTTGATTTTCTGCCTGCTCAGACTGCAAAGCACTCTGCTTCCACTGGCTATGGGTAAAAGTTAAACCATTAGCGGCTATCGCCATATCGACAAGATGCTGCTTTTCTGTAAAGCGGTCTGCCGCAGCAACATGTTCAGCCAATGATTTAGAGGCCGCGCTTAGTTCACTAAAGCGCTGTTGAATAGTTTGAGCTTGCTGAAGCGTTTGTTTTTGCGCTTGAAGCTGCGCAGCCGCATCGTGCTCTTGAGTTGTCGCTTGTTCTAGCGCGGCTTTTAAATGGGTCAGTTGTTCTTCAAGCTCAGCTTCAGACTCGGCTTCCGCGACCTTTAGCGCGCCACGGATTTGATGGTCAAAGTCGTTCTTCGCTTTGCTTATCGCACTGGCTTTATCTTTCAGCGAATACTCTATCCGCTTGTAAATATCGGTTTGGAATAGCTGGCCGAAGATCTCTTCGCGATCTTTCGAGCTTGCGAGCAGTAATTCTCGAAATTTACCTTGCGGCAGTACCATTACCTGACGGAACTGGGTTTCGTTCAACCCCAGTAGGTCTGTAACTTCTGTTTTTACTTGCGCCGTTTTACTGGTGATTAGAACTTCTGGCTCACCCAGTTGATACAAAGACGCCGTGTGCTTTCGTGTGGTTGTCCCTTCACCGCGAGCTTTGGGCGCTTCTTGCTCGGGAGAACGTGTTACTCGGTAAGTCTTTCCTTGCAACGCAAAGTCTAATGTCACTTCAGTTGGCACTGAGAGCGGAGCAAGATCACTGCGCATTTGAATGCCTTGACGCTCATTTCCCGTCGTTTCGCCATACAACGCGAAGCAGATTGCATCAAGAATCGACGTTTTCCCCGATCCGGTTGGTCCGTTGATGAGAAACAGTGGATTTGATCCCAATTGAGTGAAGTCAATCTCTTGCTTTTGGGCAAACGGACCAAAAGCTTGTAGTACGAGTTTAATTGGTTTCATAGTGATCTTACTGCTTTGTCAGTTGTTTGATGATGCCAGACAGTGCGCTTTCTTGTTCATCACTGAGCGCTGAATCTTGTGCTTCTAAATAGAAATCGCGAAACATATCCATTTCACTTCTTGCCAATTTAGCTTTGGCCATCTGCTGTTCAACGCCTACTAACATGCCGGGTTTCTCAAGGTGCAATACATTTGGATACACCGCGCGTAGTTTGTCCATTGGATTTAGGATCGCGTGTTTATCAAGCAAGCGGACCAGTAGATAGTCATCAAACTTAGGATCAGTTTGGCCAGCAGAGAGAAGTTCTTCCATTTCGCCTTCCAAGATACGCATCTCATGAGGCGCCGTTAGGTCAATGTGGGTCGACTGCTTGAAACCCGACTCATCCAACTCAACCAACGTCATGCCTTTTCGTTGGTGCTGCTCCGAGAAGCTATATTTCATCAAGGAACCGGAATAGCGAATATACTCTTCACCCTTTTTCTGTGGCTGATGAAGATGCCCTAGTGCGACGTAATCAAATGAAGTGAAGTGCTCGTGACTGACGCGATCTGAACCACCAATGGACAAAGGACGTTCTGAGTCTGATTCAATGGCACCGTCTACAAAGCAGTGACTGATTAATACATTCTTGTGTGAAGGTTGAAATTGCTGGCAGATTTGCTGAGTGAGCAGTTGATGAGCCTCATCGTGTGTCGACACCGACTGCTTAAAGTGGTGGCGAACTTGCTCTGGGTCGCTATATGGCATGCCGTAGAATGCAACGGGACCAATCTCTGACTCAATAACAACCGGAGTTAGCATCTGCTCAAAGTCAGACAGAATGTGAAGCCCTGCACTTTTCATTCGGCCAGAGCCAAAACCGAGTCGCTGAGCACCGTCGTGGTTGCCCGGAATTAAGATGATTGGCAGGTTTAACTCACCACACACTTGGTTGACGAAGCGGTTCATGACTTCTATCGCGGCGGTTGGTGGTACTGAGCGATCGTAAATATCGCCCGCGACGACTAACGCATCAACGGGATTTTGCTTGATGTAATCGACGATTTGGTTAAGAACAACCACTTGATCGTCAAGTAATGAAACGTTGTGGAATTGTCGACCTAAATGCCAATCTGAGGTGTGCAGAAACTTCATGAACGCCCTTTATCATTCTTATGATTTGCGCTCTATGATACTGTCTTCTTTACGGTTATGCCTCCGCTTTTTCTTTGCTAGTCGCGTAAAAAAGCCGCGAATGATACGCGGCTTTCCGTTTTGAGGCGTTGCTTTACTCTGCGCGGCTATGGCAAAACTCAATCGCCGTTTTAAGCAATTCAAGTGCGGTTTTATCGCAATCAGGCAATACCGCATCACTTTGTGCAATCGGCGTCACTCGGTCACCCCACTTAATGTGGCCTGCGCCCCAAGTGAGGCCCGCACCAAATGCGGCAAGTAGTAAATTGTCGCCCGGTTTAACAACGCCTTGCTCCAAAGATTCACACAGTGCAATCGGAACCGTAGCAGCAGAGGTGTTGCCATACTTCTGGATATTGACGAAGGCTTTATCTTGGCTGATTCCAGACATATCACACAGTGTTTGAATAATGCGAATATTCGCTTGGTGTGGAATGACCACGTCAATGTCATCGGTGGCTAGCTGACTTCTCGACAGAACACTGTGAGCCGCTGCGCCCATGCCTTTAACGGCGCGTTTAAAAATCTCTTTGCCAACAAAGTTGAAGTCCCAATGTCCATTGTCTGCGGCAAAACGGTCCATTGATGTGCCAAATTTTGGTACCGCAAGAATATCGCGTCCTGCCGAGTCACAACCGAGCTGTGCATGTTGCAAGCCGACTTGTTGCTCAGTGCGCGAAAGCACGACTGCACCAGCACCGTCACCAAACAATACAGCGGTGTCACGCTTCGTCCAGTCAATGTAGAAAGAAAGACGCTCTGCACCGATCACGATTGCATGTTTGTAGTTGCCTGCTTGAATCATACGCGTCGCCGTTTCCAAGCCGTACACGAAACCTGTACAAGCAGCGTTCAAATCAAACGCTGTGGTCGCTTTCATCCCAAGGTTTTGCGACACTTTCGAGGCAATGTTCGGAATCAGTGAATCAGGCGAGCAAGTCGCGACGATGAGCAAATCAACGTCATCGGCACTAATGCCAGCACAAGCCAGTGCATGTTTCGCGGCAACGGTCGCCATATCAGAGGTTTCGACGTGGCTAATACGGCGATTTTCGATCCCCGTTCTAGTTCGGATCCATTCATCTGAGGTATCGATAAATGTGCTTAGATCATCATTGGAGAGCGTAGCTGGAGGTAGGCACTTGCCCCAGCCAGTAATTTCTGCAAAAAAAGTTGTCATTCTGAGCCTTTTCGTTTTCTTATTTGAGTCACTCGACCTTTTCAGAGTATAACTAGCGTTGGTGGGTGGTGTCATCCTATTGAAACAACTAGTGTCACAGCAATTACAAATAGAAAGAGAAAAGTCATGTCTACATTTAATACACGATGCCCGTCATGTTCAGGCGTCAATCGCGTTCCTACAGAGCGAGTGTCAGAGAGCCCAAACTGCGGTAAATGCCAAACTTCATTGTTAGATGGCGCGCCAATTGAAGGGACCGAGCAAAATCTAGACGCGTTGCTTGAGTCAAAACAGCCAGTGGTGATCGATTTTTGGGCACCATGGTGTAACCCATGTGTTGGGTTTGCTCCTGTATTTTCTGATGTTGCCTCTGAACGAGCACAAAGTGTACGATTTGTAAAAGTCGATACCGAATCTCAGCAAAATATCGCCGCTAAATATCAAATTAGAAGCATTCCAACCATTATGGTGTTTAAAGATGGGAAAAGAGTCGATATGATTAACGGCGCTCTTCCTAAAGGTCAATTTGATCAATGGTTAAACCAAGCTCTACTGAAGTAGCATACAGATTAAATTAGCAACCTAGAAAGCCGAAATGAGCAAAAATTTCGGCTTTAATTATTCATTTTCTACACATAGATAACGATAAGCATCTTTTATCTTCTCGAACAATATTTATCGTTTTACCTCTCCCCCATTTAACCCCATAGTCGCGCCAAATTCTGATTATTTTCGCTCCATCAACCAGAGGTCACGACGTTGGAAAACACCCTTGCTCCTGCTCCAAAAGCACGCATTTCTGTACCTGTTATTGCGCTTGCTCTTTATGCGGTAGCGTCAGGCTATTTAATGAGCTTGATTCCTTTAATGCTGCCACATTATGGCTTGGAATCTTCCCTTGCCAGTTGGTTAGCCAGTGTGTTTTACGCGGGTCTACTAGTTGGTGCTGTGATTATCGAACCTGTAGTCACCAAGGTTGGGCATAAAAACGCTTTTGTTTATTGTTTGGGGGCTTTTCTGTTTACGATTGCGCTGTTGCCGGCATTCAATCAATCCATGGTTTGGCTTTGTGCACGTTTTGTCGCTGGTATTGCGGTAGCGGGCGTGTTTGTGATTGTTGAGTCATGGTTGCTGCACGGTGACGAATCTGCAAGAGCAAAACGCCTTGGGTTATACATGGGCTCGTTGTACGGGGGCACATCACTTGGCCAACTTGGTATTGGCGTACTTGGAGTGACTGGTGGCGTGCCATTCATTGCCATTGTTACCATGCTATTGTTGGCGATTGTTGTTCTACTATTTGGTGAAACTGACCAACCTGAAAGCCAACACAGCTCACCGCTCTCGTTGAAACAAATCGCGAAGCTCAACCATGCGGCAATCATTGGTTGCATTGTGTCTGGCTTAACGCTTGGCGCTGTTTACGGGTTGATGCCTTTAGAGCTCTCTCAGCGCGGTATCAGTAACGACAATTTGGGCAGCTTAATGGCACTAGTAGTACTTGGCGGTATGGCGGTTCAGCCAATCGTTCCTTGGATGTCTAAGTATTTTGGCCGCACGTTTTTAATGGCAATATTTTGCTCGCTTGGCGTTGCTGCGATTGCGCTAACCGCGGCGTATTCGGGTATTCATGCGTTGGGTGCGGGGCTGTTTATTCTGGGTATGGCGACATTCGCGCTTTATCCCGTTGCAATCAATCTCGGCTGCGACAAACTTGATGCAAGCTACATTGTGTCAGCGACACAAGTGATGCTGTTTAGCTACAGCGTGGGCTCCGTTGCTGGTCCAGTTCTCGCTGACTGGTTTATGTCTGGAGAACAAGGTTTGATGGGCTACCTGTTTGCAACGCTGCTGGCGACTTGCGTTTACATGCTCATTGCAAGCATCAAAACCAAACGTCAAGCGGTCGCTGGCGAGTAATAAATCAATAAGGAGAACGCTATGTTCTCCTTATTTTTTATGCCCGTTTCACTTTCAAAACTCGAGTGTGATGGTCGTTTCTCCCTGCTGAGGTAATTGAGCGAGCTTCACATAAAGTTGGTTGCCTGATTGTTTCCATGTGATTGCTTGCTCTGCGTTGCTAGAGATTCGAGAAACTTGTACTTCCGCACCTAGGCTCCAGTTAACTTCAAGTGCGCGTGACGATGGCATACCTTGGTACTTCCCTAACGATTCAATACTCAAAGTTGCACTCGAATCAAATACACGCGTCGTGATTTGTGTTTCCCGTTTCGCGCCATGCAAATAGTCAGTCGTCTTGCCATCGTCTTCAACAAGCGTGAAGGCATTATTGGCGAAGCCAAAGATTTTTAGTGTAATGTCTTGCGGCACTTCGCTGGTCCATTGCCCTGCACTACTCTTTGAAACAGGGATGATCGCGCCTTGTTTTGCAAACAGCGGCAGTTGGTATTGGTTATTTTCGTTGTATAAGTCAATGGTCTTGGATTGTGCTTTCAGCGCATCCATCTTGGTTCCGGTTCGGAAATCAAACCAATCTCCCTGTGGGAATGTCACAGTAACGTCTTTGGCATCAAGTTCGGCGACCACTGCACTCATCAACTGATTGCCGATCATCTTTTGGTGCTGGATGTCATACAAGATTGAATCCTCGCTGAACTCATAACTGACAGGCGCAAAGATCGCCTCGCCATCCTGATGGGCGTGATGAGCCAGAGAGTATAGGTATGGGATTATCTCGTAGCGCAGAGCAAGGTTGTTGCGGTTACTTTCTCTGTCTCCAATACGATCTGGCGCGGTTTCTTTGCAGTTGCACAAATTCTCGGTATGTGGGCGAACCGGCACATCAAACAAACTGCTGTAGGCAAACCACTGAGTGTACGTCTCATCTAGGGCTGCTTGCTTTTTCTCGCCAATTACCCCAAGCCCTTTACGATGAAATCCGCCAATATCTGACCCATAGTAGTCAATGCCTGACAACATCATATTGGTTTGTTGCCCAATGTGAGTGGCGAGGCTTGTCAGATTAGAGCCAATATCCGCAGACCACATCGACGCACCGAATTTTTGAATCCCCGTTGTTCCGGAGCGAGACATCATAAATGGCCTCTGGTGCACATTGTTATTTTGGTATCCCTGATAGATGCCTTCTAGCCAGTAGTAGTTAAACAGGTTGTGAATTTCATCATGCGCTTGATCGCCAAAGTAACGAGCTTGATGATTGTACATTTCTGGTTCACCAAGATCAGTCCAATGTCCCATGACTCCCATATCAATCAGTGGCTGACGCTTCCAATTGTGCCAATAGCCGTTTACCTCTGGGTTCGACCAATCAATCATGCCGCCTTTCCCCCACCAGGTGCCTCCCCCATTAGGGTTCACATTGGCACCTAACCCTGTCTCTGGGTCTTTGGCGAGATAGCCTTTTTCTTCGAGCGCTTTAAATTCATCAAGTCCCTGACTGACATAGCTCTCTTCAATCAGCACCATCCCGATTCCTTGCTGTTTGAGCTGCGCTATTTTTTGCTTGGGCTGTGGGAAGTTTTCTCTATCCCAGGTAAGAGAGCCCATCTGGCTATCTGGATCGTTGCCACTCACATTACCGAACCACTGAAGATCCATAACTACCCCATCAATAGGGAACTGATTGTCACGCAGTGTCGCGAGCTTGCTCTCCATTTCAGCCCAATTATCAAATCCGTACTCTGACAGCCACATACCAAACATCTTTCGTGGCGGCACGAGAGGTTTGCCAGACAACTGCATAAACTGCTTACGCAGCTCTTTTTGTTTAGGAGCGACCATCACAATGATTTCGCTGGCTCCTTTTGAGGCTTTTACATTTATCTCTTGGCCATCGAACTTCCATTCCGAACTGTAAAGGTTGTTGAGATAGAGTGCGAAATCACTCTGCGTTGGGCTCGCACCATAAAGAATAGGAATAATAGTGTTGCCAGTCGCACCACCATTGAATCCTTCCATTTTGTTGCCCGCGTGGCGTGTTCGTTGGTTCCATCGACCATCTAAGTCGCCCGCTTTTTGAAACTCTTGGCCTAGCCCGTGGTAGTGATAGTCATGATCAGTGTGGAGGGTGAAGCCTGTCGATTGTGCTGGGCAAACCTGATTAACTTCGCTGCCTTGCTTATCTTGAATCTTAACGCACAAGGTCGTCGGTTCAACGGCAACAACCAATGAATTGGTCGCCCACTGGTACTTGCCCAATTTATCTAAACTTAAGAGTGTTAAAGCACTTACGTCGAGTAGATTTTGCTGCAGAGGGACTTGCTCGTGACCAAAGCGCACCCGCAACGTATTGTCAGCGACAAACTCCAGCGATAGCACTTGCGGAGCAACCACCGCTTTTTGCTTTAACTCTTCGTAGAGTTCGTTACTAAGTTCGCGATTTAAGCGAGTAGAAATGGCCGATTTGAATGCCTCCTCCGAGTAGTAAGACTCGCCATAGAGTGGCTTAAGCGACTTTACGAGATCCCTCTGTTTCAACTGCTTACTGAGGCGAAATACATCGGCAGCATTAAGCTGATAGCTCGCTGTTCCCTCAAAATACTCTGTCGTAGAAACCTGCTCGGTATTCGTACATCCCGCTAATATAGCGCTCATCAAAGCGCCGTATAACACCGTTTTGCTTCGCATTGTAAACTCCAATAATTCAGTAATTTAGAACCAGTTTACTCAGTCGATATCGGTTGGAAAAATAGACTATTGCTAGTGTCATATAGGAAAAACATATATCACGCCCACTCTTTACCCTTTGCTTTGGTAATACCTATAGAGGGATGCATTCAACAAGGTGATGTTTTGTGAGCTAGCCAGCGATGTGCGTGAAGCGGCGCGGCGTATAACATTGCGACTTTGAAGGGAAGAGAGAGTAAACGTTGTTGAGCCGACTATTTTTGACGCCGCTTGGCTCGGTTTGACATCTTGTTTAGCGGCCTTTCCGGAGCTGCCCGACGCTCCAACAAAAGATGACGAATTGAGAGAATTGGATGAGGTAGAAGCATTCTAGGCCCCGAGTATCGCATAACGGCTTTCATTGCCGCTTTGGGCTGTGGTTTATAACAGTGGATCGGGCACTTGTTGCACGTCGGTTTTTCTTGACCATAAGGGCAGCGGTCTAACTTTACCTCAGCGTAAGCCAAAAGTTCAGCGCATTCACTGCAAAGCTCTCCTTTTGAATGGTGCTTATCACGGCAGTAAATCGCCATCATCGCCGCCACGGTTTTGTGTTCCGTGAGTAAAGCACCTTGCAAGATATCACTATGGATGTGTTTCATGGTTGATCAGAGGTAATCGATACAAAAGTAGATCAATCGTATCACTCACTTTGCTTTCGACTTTGACATAGGTAAAGCCAAGTCGAGATAGTAGCTTTTGGCTGGCTATGTTGTCTGACGTTGTGATCGCAATCAGCTCATCGATTTGTGGGTTTTGCTTTGCGTATTCAATGATCGCAAGCGATGACTCCAGACCAAAGCCACATCCATAGCAGGTCGGTAAAAA
Coding sequences within it:
- a CDS encoding AAA family ATPase; this translates as MKPIKLVLQAFGPFAQKQEIDFTQLGSNPLFLINGPTGSGKTSILDAICFALYGETTGNERQGIQMRSDLAPLSVPTEVTLDFALQGKTYRVTRSPEQEAPKARGEGTTTRKHTASLYQLGEPEVLITSKTAQVKTEVTDLLGLNETQFRQVMVLPQGKFRELLLASSKDREEIFGQLFQTDIYKRIEYSLKDKASAISKAKNDFDHQIRGALKVAEAESEAELEEQLTHLKAALEQATTQEHDAAAQLQAQKQTLQQAQTIQQRFSELSAASKSLAEHVAAADRFTEKQHLVDMAIAANGLTFTHSQWKQSALQSEQAENQLTNAEEKLTSIKKEVENSAAQQKLAAEQVATVPALNDELYTLQTIKSKLSEKQRVDAQCTSLETLAAEQQQTLTQYIAHKQSLEQQAEEGKAKYELARQQHHERPAVEASIVRLQRSMSDLQKFAQLKNELSSQQKQLTPLEIQLANANQALLEATQQADRLDWAWHSAQAAVLAQKLQDKVPCPVCGSEEHPNPARFDGEEITKEQVEQARAKERQALNTQQQAMSSLEQQQSLIAASEKRVAETAAELGALAQADHIALEEELKSNQSKLKEIESLDLANLERTVTELIQRSDNGERKIAELKETMSATQAQLTGLREQSTVLAKEIGKMYQEASVVDHALAQLKQRIDSINYAHDLAQKQFQAVSNQHYELEGQVKTLSEHCQQVTLALTSNAQSWQQALEKSQFSDEAAFLAAKVHDEQLKQWQEELQGYQQTQIKLEQTVQNLTESLKEQTEPDMEALNVQHAEVESRYQTARAELDITRSAYERVNKVCEDISMLHQKNAELENEYKVFGTLYDVASGKTGSRVSLHRFVLGVLLDDVLIQASQRLSLMSKGRYILLRKTEGFKGAAGRGLDLIVEDGYTGKTRDVATLSGGESFMAALSLALGLSDVVQSYSGGIRLDTLFIDEGFGSLDPESLDLAIQTLVDLQQSGRTIGLISHVSELKEQMTQRIDVEPTKLGSSIKLVSS
- a CDS encoding MFS transporter, encoding MENTLAPAPKARISVPVIALALYAVASGYLMSLIPLMLPHYGLESSLASWLASVFYAGLLVGAVIIEPVVTKVGHKNAFVYCLGAFLFTIALLPAFNQSMVWLCARFVAGIAVAGVFVIVESWLLHGDESARAKRLGLYMGSLYGGTSLGQLGIGVLGVTGGVPFIAIVTMLLLAIVVLLFGETDQPESQHSSPLSLKQIAKLNHAAIIGCIVSGLTLGAVYGLMPLELSQRGISNDNLGSLMALVVLGGMAVQPIVPWMSKYFGRTFLMAIFCSLGVAAIALTAAYSGIHALGAGLFILGMATFALYPVAINLGCDKLDASYIVSATQVMLFSYSVGSVAGPVLADWFMSGEQGLMGYLFATLLATCVYMLIASIKTKRQAVAGE
- a CDS encoding ketoacyl-ACP synthase III yields the protein MTTFFAEITGWGKCLPPATLSNDDLSTFIDTSDEWIRTRTGIENRRISHVETSDMATVAAKHALACAGISADDVDLLIVATCSPDSLIPNIASKVSQNLGMKATTAFDLNAACTGFVYGLETATRMIQAGNYKHAIVIGAERLSFYIDWTKRDTAVLFGDGAGAVVLSRTEQQVGLQHAQLGCDSAGRDILAVPKFGTSMDRFAADNGHWDFNFVGKEIFKRAVKGMGAAAHSVLSRSQLATDDIDVVIPHQANIRIIQTLCDMSGISQDKAFVNIQKYGNTSAATVPIALCESLEQGVVKPGDNLLLAAFGAGLTWGAGHIKWGDRVTPIAQSDAVLPDCDKTALELLKTAIEFCHSRAE
- a CDS encoding exonuclease SbcCD subunit D, yielding MKFLHTSDWHLGRQFHNVSLLDDQVVVLNQIVDYIKQNPVDALVVAGDIYDRSVPPTAAIEVMNRFVNQVCGELNLPIILIPGNHDGAQRLGFGSGRMKSAGLHILSDFEQMLTPVVIESEIGPVAFYGMPYSDPEQVRHHFKQSVSTHDEAHQLLTQQICQQFQPSHKNVLISHCFVDGAIESDSERPLSIGGSDRVSHEHFTSFDYVALGHLHQPQKKGEEYIRYSGSLMKYSFSEQHQRKGMTLVELDESGFKQSTHIDLTAPHEMRILEGEMEELLSAGQTDPKFDDYLLVRLLDKHAILNPMDKLRAVYPNVLHLEKPGMLVGVEQQMAKAKLARSEMDMFRDFYLEAQDSALSDEQESALSGIIKQLTKQ
- a CDS encoding TIM-barrel domain-containing protein, translated to MRSKTVLYGALMSAILAGCTNTEQVSTTEYFEGTASYQLNAADVFRLSKQLKQRDLVKSLKPLYGESYYSEEAFKSAISTRLNRELSNELYEELKQKAVVAPQVLSLEFVADNTLRVRFGHEQVPLQQNLLDVSALTLLSLDKLGKYQWATNSLVVAVEPTTLCVKIQDKQGSEVNQVCPAQSTGFTLHTDHDYHYHGLGQEFQKAGDLDGRWNQRTRHAGNKMEGFNGGATGNTIIPILYGASPTQSDFALYLNNLYSSEWKFDGQEINVKASKGASEIIVMVAPKQKELRKQFMQLSGKPLVPPRKMFGMWLSEYGFDNWAEMESKLATLRDNQFPIDGVVMDLQWFGNVSGNDPDSQMGSLTWDRENFPQPKQKIAQLKQQGIGMVLIEESYVSQGLDEFKALEEKGYLAKDPETGLGANVNPNGGGTWWGKGGMIDWSNPEVNGYWHNWKRQPLIDMGVMGHWTDLGEPEMYNHQARYFGDQAHDEIHNLFNYYWLEGIYQGYQNNNVHQRPFMMSRSGTTGIQKFGASMWSADIGSNLTSLATHIGQQTNMMLSGIDYYGSDIGGFHRKGLGVIGEKKQAALDETYTQWFAYSSLFDVPVRPHTENLCNCKETAPDRIGDRESNRNNLALRYEIIPYLYSLAHHAHQDGEAIFAPVSYEFSEDSILYDIQHQKMIGNQLMSAVVAELDAKDVTVTFPQGDWFDFRTGTKMDALKAQSKTIDLYNENNQYQLPLFAKQGAIIPVSKSSAGQWTSEVPQDITLKIFGFANNAFTLVEDDGKTTDYLHGAKRETQITTRVFDSSATLSIESLGKYQGMPSSRALEVNWSLGAEVQVSRISSNAEQAITWKQSGNQLYVKLAQLPQQGETTITLEF
- a CDS encoding nitrous oxide-stimulated promoter family protein, whose translation is MKHIHSDILQGALLTEHKTVAAMMAIYCRDKHHSKGELCSECAELLAYAEVKLDRCPYGQEKPTCNKCPIHCYKPQPKAAMKAVMRYSGPRMLLPHPILSIRHLLLERRAAPERPLNKMSNRAKRRQK
- the trxC gene encoding thioredoxin TrxC, with the protein product MSTFNTRCPSCSGVNRVPTERVSESPNCGKCQTSLLDGAPIEGTEQNLDALLESKQPVVIDFWAPWCNPCVGFAPVFSDVASERAQSVRFVKVDTESQQNIAAKYQIRSIPTIMVFKDGKRVDMINGALPKGQFDQWLNQALLK